Proteins encoded together in one Hydrogenispora ethanolica window:
- a CDS encoding response regulator, with amino-acid sequence MIKLLIVDDESLLRQGFTHMTDWASHGFQIVGEAGNGEEALEIIARRSPDIVVADIKMPVMDGIELTRIIKTDYPQIQIVILSSYDDFEYVRETLRLGAFDYILKPRMNFSDLLSVLEKASSVRPPAQSADQDRRPGSPGAFLGEWLAGHHFTVPEDIGGTFAKYGIQLKEINLTILAVVLDSSAPVPGNEVRQSLISGIRTALDPSRSPVSFWFSPDVLVTVFNHPAPADESCGAALAQRVMDHLHLQAALPCRILASPCFDGYHLLRETFEELVEKIPYSFYLAKNQYAALSRFQKTADSIEFDFTILHPLVERFNFEELRALVEDEVKARIAQGTYIQPYILKKFFSEICYLILYKGMEMGFQWKDVNDRKFECLRRIENSADYESLMESFPVILADLERFFTEHLQTRNNSLIAKVIKYIHQNYDQDISLETTAKHFFIDKSYLCKLFKKHLAQNFNDYLMQIRIHKAKELLNNPEYTVNAVSIKVGYSDYSYFGKIFKKMIGITPSEYKKSLLNTKK; translated from the coding sequence ATGATCAAACTGTTGATCGTCGACGACGAGAGCCTTTTGCGTCAAGGGTTCACGCATATGACCGACTGGGCGAGCCACGGATTCCAGATCGTGGGGGAAGCCGGAAACGGCGAGGAGGCGCTGGAAATCATCGCCCGGCGGTCTCCGGATATCGTCGTCGCGGATATCAAAATGCCGGTCATGGATGGGATCGAGTTAACCCGGATCATCAAAACCGATTACCCGCAGATTCAAATCGTCATTTTAAGCAGTTACGACGATTTTGAGTATGTCCGGGAAACTTTGCGCCTCGGCGCTTTCGATTACATCCTGAAGCCCAGGATGAATTTTTCCGACCTATTGAGTGTCTTGGAAAAAGCCAGTTCGGTCCGGCCCCCGGCCCAAAGCGCCGACCAGGACCGGCGCCCCGGCTCCCCCGGCGCTTTCCTGGGCGAATGGCTGGCTGGGCATCATTTTACGGTACCGGAGGATATCGGCGGCACTTTCGCCAAATACGGCATTCAGCTGAAAGAAATAAACCTAACGATATTGGCGGTCGTCCTCGATTCCAGCGCGCCGGTTCCCGGAAATGAGGTACGCCAATCCTTGATATCCGGCATTCGGACGGCGCTGGACCCTTCCCGGAGCCCGGTCAGCTTTTGGTTCAGCCCGGATGTGCTCGTGACGGTTTTCAATCATCCGGCGCCCGCGGATGAGTCATGCGGCGCCGCCCTCGCTCAACGCGTCATGGACCACCTCCATTTACAGGCTGCGTTGCCCTGCCGGATCTTGGCGAGCCCCTGCTTTGACGGCTATCACTTGCTGCGGGAGACTTTTGAGGAGCTGGTTGAGAAAATTCCGTATAGCTTTTATCTGGCCAAAAATCAATATGCGGCCCTGTCCCGGTTCCAAAAAACCGCTGATTCCATTGAGTTTGATTTTACGATCCTCCATCCGCTGGTGGAACGGTTCAATTTTGAGGAGCTCCGGGCGCTGGTCGAAGATGAGGTGAAAGCCCGGATCGCCCAGGGAACCTATATCCAACCCTACATCTTGAAAAAATTCTTCTCCGAGATCTGTTATTTGATCCTCTATAAAGGAATGGAAATGGGATTCCAGTGGAAGGATGTCAATGACCGGAAATTCGAATGCCTGAGAAGAATCGAAAATTCCGCCGATTACGAGAGCCTGATGGAGTCGTTCCCCGTCATCTTGGCCGATCTGGAGCGCTTCTTCACCGAACACCTCCAGACCAGAAACAACTCGCTCATCGCCAAAGTCATCAAGTATATCCACCAAAATTACGATCAGGACATCTCCCTGGAAACCACGGCGAAACACTTTTTCATCGACAAAAGCTATCTCTGCAAGCTTTTTAAAAAGCACCTCGCCCAAAACTTCAACGATTACCTGATGCAAATCCGGATCCATAAGGCCAAGGAATTATTGAACAACCCGGAGTATACCGTCAACGCCGTCTCCATCAAGGTCGGCTATTCCGATTACAGTTATTTTGGAAAGATCTTTAAGAAAATGATCGGGATCACGCCTTCCGAATATAAGAAATCGCTGTTGAATACCAAGAAATAG
- a CDS encoding ABC transporter substrate-binding protein, translated as MKKLSLGLFLVLLSLVVIAASNPAVFAKAKAPVTISFWFPGADKVNDSYFIEAAKSFEKTHPQIRVEVTVLPATQADVDLKLNAALLGGTYPDVLSAYLANIGTRGSQGDFFALDKFIRGWSDKNDIYDSVYDIGKYRNKILGLGYYPNPEVLVYRKDFFKEAGLDPNRPPTNWEELAAYAKKLTLRDNSHNVTRAGLDIPAISSNVFMKPFFRQNGALVVNEKKGQPMLDDTKMIGALDFIIKLKNENVSIPFNYQKKETIPFLYGKSAMSFLQPTQIIKMMDSDPSLKDKIGLAPVLSGKKKSAFCGYRLFTIGNTSKHKNEAWEFIQFMMSKEQMRYRFVNLKIPVVRKSMEDDFIAAEPAFNKVLMDYVKYGQGDNVVAWNTLAVKYIHQAYEEAYNGIKKPDQALKDAQRNLLRELKHVK; from the coding sequence ATGAAGAAGTTGTCACTGGGCCTGTTCCTGGTATTGTTGTCGCTGGTAGTCATCGCGGCTTCGAATCCGGCGGTTTTCGCGAAAGCCAAAGCGCCGGTGACCATCTCATTCTGGTTTCCGGGCGCCGATAAAGTCAATGATTCCTATTTTATCGAGGCGGCCAAGAGTTTTGAAAAAACCCATCCCCAAATCAGAGTGGAAGTCACTGTATTACCGGCTACCCAGGCCGACGTGGATTTAAAATTGAACGCCGCCTTGCTCGGCGGAACCTATCCCGATGTTTTATCGGCCTATCTCGCCAATATTGGGACGCGAGGCTCGCAAGGGGATTTCTTCGCCCTGGATAAGTTCATTCGGGGCTGGAGCGATAAAAATGACATTTATGACAGCGTTTATGATATCGGCAAATATCGCAATAAAATTCTGGGCCTGGGCTATTATCCCAATCCCGAGGTTTTGGTCTACCGGAAGGACTTCTTTAAGGAAGCCGGATTGGATCCCAACCGTCCTCCGACGAACTGGGAGGAGCTCGCCGCCTATGCCAAAAAACTGACGCTCCGGGACAACAGCCATAATGTGACCCGGGCCGGTCTCGACATCCCGGCGATCAGCAGCAATGTGTTTATGAAACCGTTTTTCCGCCAGAACGGGGCGCTCGTTGTGAATGAGAAGAAAGGCCAACCCATGCTGGACGACACCAAAATGATCGGCGCACTGGATTTTATCATCAAATTAAAAAATGAGAATGTCAGCATTCCTTTCAATTATCAGAAGAAGGAAACGATACCGTTTCTGTACGGGAAAAGCGCGATGTCGTTCTTGCAGCCGACCCAGATCATCAAAATGATGGACTCCGACCCTTCCCTGAAGGATAAAATCGGCTTGGCCCCGGTATTAAGCGGAAAGAAAAAGTCGGCGTTCTGCGGTTACCGCTTGTTTACCATCGGAAATACCTCCAAGCATAAGAACGAAGCCTGGGAATTCATCCAATTCATGATGTCCAAGGAACAGATGCGCTACCGGTTCGTCAATTTGAAGATTCCGGTGGTCCGCAAATCCATGGAAGACGATTTCATTGCGGCTGAACCGGCCTTCAACAAGGTCTTGATGGACTATGTCAAATACGGCCAAGGGGATAACGTCGTGGCCTGGAATACGCTGGCCGTAAAGTATATTCACCAGGCGTACGAGGAAGCGTATAACGGCATCAAGAAACCGGATCAAGCCTTAAAGGATGCCCAACGGAATTTGTTACGAGAGCTCAAGCATGTGAAGTAA
- a CDS encoding sensor histidine kinase — protein sequence MSRFVHFPRSIFGKLLLSNGVLILSMSLIGFLSFFTAKNLINTHIRQSNLNTLNQIHKNLGILIDQVITVVSLFDHNNALEDQLTRDTPGPFDRLKNIDTVESQIRKYSFAYDWLRYETILLGVNGNVYSPDGESELAPGALRQLDWYRRGVQNQQQIFWRSTHPSLINRAKKVFTAVKTLHNPFSRHYYGTLLLSINESCLYDIYRDSLDRKSQFAIVDAAGRVISHSTRSRIGSRLNLKPFAKLLSGPDDAHQIIRINRLKYLCIYQKVEKVDWILLHMIPLATISKDINALSVKILTISLLCIVFSVGLALVISRKIALPLINLKNRVKNYPPKSAPLPENTVSDEITVLTKEYENIIAELEKTIHHLMKEQEEKRKAELHALQMQIRPHFLYNTINSIKCLLWTGKTELIEPTIHALVNLLEQTVSRKEELIPLAAELKCVQDYLYLQEIRSDRTIRFQAKVPESLQNCLIPKLLLQPLIENAIFHGFEPKPSGKIWGTIAIYCSAAGDDLQLEVLDDGVGMAQDTAARLLTVDSPETSSRFNGIGVKNVLERIQLYFGSRYGLTIRSEIGVGTSVVLTLPRQYADRKKEALP from the coding sequence ATGAGCCGATTCGTCCACTTTCCGAGGAGCATCTTTGGTAAATTATTATTGTCCAATGGGGTATTGATCCTCTCCATGTCGCTCATCGGCTTCTTATCCTTTTTTACCGCCAAAAATCTCATCAATACCCATATCCGGCAATCCAACCTCAATACGTTGAATCAAATCCATAAGAACCTCGGCATCCTGATCGATCAGGTCATCACCGTCGTCAGCCTGTTCGATCACAACAACGCGCTGGAAGATCAGCTGACCCGCGATACCCCCGGTCCCTTCGACCGTTTGAAAAACATCGATACCGTCGAATCCCAGATCAGAAAGTATTCATTTGCCTATGATTGGCTACGGTATGAAACTATCTTGCTGGGAGTCAATGGCAACGTCTACAGTCCGGACGGTGAAAGCGAACTGGCTCCCGGCGCTCTCCGGCAGCTGGATTGGTACAGGCGCGGGGTTCAAAATCAGCAGCAAATTTTTTGGCGCAGTACCCATCCCAGTCTCATCAACCGCGCCAAAAAAGTCTTTACCGCGGTAAAGACTTTACACAATCCGTTTTCACGGCATTATTACGGAACGCTGCTGCTTTCCATCAACGAATCCTGCTTGTACGATATTTACCGGGATTCCTTGGACCGGAAGAGTCAATTTGCGATCGTGGACGCAGCGGGCAGGGTCATTTCGCATTCGACGCGATCGCGCATTGGCAGCCGTTTGAATTTGAAACCTTTCGCCAAGCTTTTGAGCGGACCGGATGACGCCCATCAGATCATCCGGATCAACCGGCTGAAATACTTGTGTATTTACCAGAAGGTCGAGAAGGTGGATTGGATCCTCCTGCATATGATCCCGTTGGCCACCATTTCCAAAGACATCAACGCCTTGAGCGTGAAAATTCTGACCATTTCATTGCTATGCATCGTTTTCTCCGTCGGCCTGGCGCTGGTCATCTCCAGAAAAATTGCCCTGCCTTTGATCAACTTGAAAAACCGCGTCAAAAACTATCCCCCGAAAAGCGCTCCTTTACCGGAGAACACGGTCAGCGACGAGATTACGGTTTTAACCAAGGAATACGAGAACATCATCGCCGAATTGGAGAAGACCATTCATCATCTGATGAAGGAGCAGGAAGAGAAACGCAAGGCCGAGTTGCACGCCTTGCAAATGCAGATCAGGCCCCATTTTCTTTATAACACCATCAACTCCATCAAATGCCTGTTATGGACCGGCAAAACCGAGCTCATCGAGCCCACCATTCACGCCTTGGTCAATCTGCTGGAGCAGACCGTCTCCCGCAAGGAAGAACTGATTCCCCTCGCCGCCGAATTGAAATGCGTTCAGGATTACCTCTACCTTCAGGAGATCCGTTCCGATCGCACCATCCGCTTCCAGGCGAAGGTCCCGGAATCCCTGCAAAATTGCCTGATCCCCAAACTGTTATTGCAGCCGCTCATTGAAAACGCTATTTTCCATGGATTCGAACCCAAACCCTCCGGGAAAATCTGGGGGACGATCGCGATCTATTGCAGCGCGGCCGGCGATGATCTCCAGCTTGAAGTGCTGGATGACGGGGTGGGCATGGCCCAGGATACCGCGGCCCGGTTGTTGACGGTCGACAGCCCGGAGACATCGTCCCGTTTTAACGGGATCGGCGTGAAGAACGTACTGGAGAGAATTCAGCTGTATTTCGGCTCCCGCTACGGGTTGACCATCCGGAGCGAAATCGGGGTCGGAACATCGGTGGTCCTCACGCTTCCCCGACAATACGCTGACCGAAAGAAGGAGGCTTTGCCATGA